The genomic interval GAACTGAATGACACTGGTGTGGAACGCATCTTCATTCCACTTCAGGGCAGCTTCGATGTTGCCCACCATGGTCAGGTGACCCATCTTCACGGAAGAAAGTCAGTCTTTGATGGACCAACCGATGTGCTCTACCTCCCCACTGGACAAACAGCAACGCTCAGTGGTCAGGGACGAGTCGCCGTGGCGGAAGCTCCCACTCAGGAACCCAAGGAGTGGAAGTACATCGCTCCAGCAGAAACTCCTGTGGAGTTGCGTGGAGCTGGCCGCTCGAGCCGACAAGTCCACAACTTTGGCACCCCGGAAGCTCTCGATGCTGCTCGACTAATCGTGTGTGAAGTAATCACCCCAGGTGAAAACTGGAGCTCTTACCCTCCACACAAGCATGATGAGCACATCCCAGGACACGAGTCCAAGCTGGAGGAAATCTACTACTTCGAAAGCGCCCCATCGCGAGTTGGTGGCAGGGCCGAAGCAGCAGAAGGAGCTTTCGGAATGTTTTCCACCTACTCCTCACCAGCGGGGGAGATCGATATCAACGCCATGGTGTACAGCGGCGATATCGCGCTAGTTCCTTTCGGATACCACGGCCCTGCCGTGGCAGCACCTGGCTATGACTTGTACTACCTCAACGTCATGGCAGGACCTGATCCGGAGAGAATCTGGCTGATTAACGATGACCCAGCGCACGCCTGGGTTCGAGATACATGGACCGGGCAAGCATTTGATGATCGCTTGCCATATGAGAACGCAAACAAGGAGGGATAAAATTTCATGGCTGAAACGAAGAGAATGACAGTTAGCCAGGCACTGGTTGAATTCCTTGGTCACCAGTGGACTGTCGACGGCGATATCCGCGAGCGCACCATTCCAGGCATGTTCGGAATTTTCGGACACGGAAACGTTGCTGGCATTGGCCAGGCACTCAAGCAGTACAACGTTGAACAACCTGAGCTCATGCCGTACTACCAGGCTCGTAATGAGCAGGCGATGGTGCACCAGTCTGTTGGATATGCACGCATGCACCGCCGTCGTGGCACATACGCATCTGCCGCATCTGTTGGACCCGGCGCGACCAACCTGTTAACCGGTGCGGCTCTTGCTACCACCAACCGTTTGCCAGCGTTGCTGCTGCCTAGTGATACTTTTGCCACCCGCGTGGCGGATCCAGTGTTGCAGCAGTTGGAGCAGCCATGGGATATCGGGCTGACGGTTAATGATGCTTTCCGCCCTGTGTCTAAGTTCTTTGATCGGGTGCAGCGCCCGGAGCAGTTGTTCTCTATTGCGTTGGCTGCGATGCGTGTGTTGACTGATCCCGCAGAAACCGGTGCGGTCACCATTGCGCTTCCAGAAGATGTGCAGGCTGAAATGCTCGATGTGCCGGTGGAGTTCTTGCAGGATCGTGAGTGGCACATTAGGCGCCCACGTCCAGAGCGTGCTGCGTTGGCTCGTGCGATTGAAGTCATCAAAAACGCTAAGAATCCGATGATCATTGCTGGTGGCGGAGTGTTGTACTCCGATGCGGAAACGCAGCTGCAGGCACTTGTGGAGCAGACTGGCATTCCAGTGGGTACCTCCCAAGCTGGTGGTGGCGTGTTGGCGTGGGATCATGCACAAAACTTAGGTGGTGTGGGTGCCACCGGAACGTTGGCTGCCAACCGCATTGCGGGTGATGCTGATGTGATCATCGGTATCGGTACTCGTTACAGCGATTTCACCACCGCATCTCGCACTGCGTTCCAAAACCCTGATGTCACCTTCATCAACATCAATGTTGCTTCCTTCGATGCTTACAAGCATGGCACTCAGTTGCCTGTGATTGCAGATGCACGCGAGGCAATTGTGGAGCTTGCTGAAGCCCTGCAGGGATTCACCGTGGCAGAGGATTACGCGCAGCGCATCGCGAAGGAAAAGGCTGCGTGGGACGCAGAAGTAGATAAGTCTTTTGCCCCCTCCGGTCTTGCGCTGCCTGGACAGCCGGAGATCATCGGCGCGGTGCAGGCGTCGACAAGCGAAAAAGACGTCATTGTGCAGGCCGCTGGATCCTTGCCTGGTGACCTGCACAAGCTGTGGCGTGTGCGCGATGCGCTGGGCTACCACGTGGAATATGCGTTCTCGTGCATGGGCTATGAAATCGCGGGCGGTATCGGCGCGAAGCGTGGACTTGATGCCGCAGGCGATGACCGCGACGTGGTGATCATGGTTGGTGATGGGTCCTACCTCATGCTCAACACTGAGCTGGTCACGGCCGTGGCAGAAGGTATCAAGGTGATTGTGGTGCTCATCCAAAACCACGGTTATGCCTCCATCGGCCACCTGTCTGAAACTGTCGGTTCGCAGCGTTTTGGTACTTGGTACCGCGAATATGACGCTGAGGCGAAAAACTTCCAGGGCGAGCAGATTCTGCCTGTTGACCTGGCGATGAATGCACGCAGCTACGGCATGGATGTCATTGAAGTGGAACCAAGCGCGAATGCGATCGAGGATCTCAAAGCAGCGATGGCAACCGCGAAGGCTTCGGAGAAATCCACCTTCATCCACATCAACAGCGATCCGTTGATCTACGCACCAGACGGTGCTGGTTGGTGGGACGTGCCGGTGTCGGAGACGTCCACTCTGGATAGCACCAACGCGGCTCGTGAAGATTACCTGAAAAACCAAGCCCTCCAGCGTCCGCTGCTCGGCTAAACCAGTTGGCTAAACCAAAACGTATTTAAGGAGAAACACCATGACCACTTCTGTACCTGCATCCACCAAAGCTTCATCTGTGGCTGGCGAAAACCCAGGCCTGCGCATCGGCACCGCACCTGACTCGTGGGGCGTGTGGTTCCCAGAGGATCCAAAGCAGATCCCTTGGGAGCGTTTCCTCGACGAGGTCGTCAAAGCTGGCTACACCTGGATCGAGCTTGGCCCATACGGCTACCTGCCAACCGATGCCAACCAGCTTGAAGATGAACTGGGCAAGCGCGGCCTGAAGCTGTCCGCTGGCACCGTGTTCACCGGATTCCACAAGGGTGAAGAGCAGTGGAAGCGCGCCTGGGATCAGGCTCTCGACGTTGCTGGTCTTGCTTCCAAGCTGGGTGCTGAGCACCTCGTTGTTATCCCTGACCTGTGGCGCTCCGACGCAACCAGCGAAGTACTGGAAGCTCGCACCCTTGATGATGAGAAGTGGGCAAAGCTTGCCGCCGGTCACGACCGCCTGGGCAAGGCGCTGCTGGAAGAGTTCGGCATGAAGCAGCAGTTCCACTCCCACGCTGACAGCCACATCGGCACCACCCGCGAAGTACTGCGTTTCCTGGAAGAAACCGATGCGCGCTACACCAACCTCTGCCTCGACACCGGCCACTTCGCCTACTACGGCGGCGACAACGTCAAGCTCATTGAGCAGCACCCAGAGCGCATCGGTTACCTGCACCTCAAGCAGGTCGATCCGACTTTGCTTTTCGACGTACTAAAGAACGACACCCCATTTGCCGAAGCCGTAGCCCAAGGCATCATGATCGAACCACCACACGGCATCCCAGACTTGGCCCCAATCATCGAAGCTGTCTCCAAGATCGACTCCGAGATCTTCGCCATCGTGGAACAAGACATGTACGGCTGCGACATCGATTACCCATTCCCAATCGCTGAGCGCACCCGCAAGCACATCTTCGGCTGCACCCACTTCGCACGCGTCAACTAACCACTTAAATCATCTCAAGGAGTACAAAAATTATGAGCAAGAGCCTTCGCGTTGGAGTTGTCGGTGCAGGAGCCATGGGTGCTGACCACATCGATCGCATCAACAACCGCACCTCTGGTGCACACATCTCTGCCATTATTGAGCCCGACGCAGCACGTGCCGCTGCAGCTGCAGAAGACGCGCCGGGTGCACAGGCCTTCACTCGCATTGAAGATGCTATCGCAGCCGATGCTGTCGACGCAGTGCTGATCGCCGTACCAGGTCAGTTCCATGAGCCAGTACTTGTCCCAGCACTAGAAGCAGGCCTTCCCATCCTGTGTGAAAAGCCACTGACCCCAGATTCTGAATCCTCACTGCGCATCGTCGAGCTGGAGCAGAAGCTGGACAAGCCACACATCCAGGTTGGTTTCATGCGCCGCTTCGACCCTGAGTACAACAACTTGCGCAAATTGGTGGAATCCGGCGAAGCTGGCGAACTGCTCATGCTCCGCGGCCTGCACCGCAACCCAAGTGTTGGTGAGAGCTACACCCAGTCCATGCTGATCACCGACTCCGTCGTCCACGAATTCGATGTCATCCCATGGCTCGCAGGCTCCCGAGTTGTCTCCGTTGAAGTGAAGTACCCAAAGACCTCCTCACTGGCGCACTCCGGCCTCAAGGAACCAATCCTGGTGATCATGGAGCTCGAAAACGGCGTGCTTGTCGACGTAGAGATGAACGTAAACATTCAATTCGGATACCAGGTAGCAACCGAAGCGGTCTTTGAAAAGGGACTTGCCCGCATCGGCCAGCCATCCGGAATGCAGCGCTGGCGCGACGGTGAATTCCTGATCAACGAACACACCGATTTCACCACCCGTTTCGCTACCGCCTACGACCGCCAGATCCAGAGCTGGGTCGACGCAGTCCACGAAGGCACCCTGGTCGCAGGCCCTAACGCATGGGATGGTTACCTGGTTGCACTGTCATGCGAAGCTGGTGTCAAGGCACTCGACGGCGGCGTCATCCCAGTTGATGCGGCACCTCGCCCAGATTTCTACGCTTAAGGAGTTTTGAACGTGGTTCGTATTGCTCTTGATCCCACCCCCTTCCACCATGATTACGATCTGTTGGATTTCCCCGACGTCACCGCACGTTTGGGGTATGAATACATGCAGCTGACCCCTCATGTAGATTTCGGTCCTTTCTTCCGCCACCCCAAGGCAGACGATGATCTCGTGGCAGCCCTGAAAAAGCGTGCCAAGGATGCCGGAGTCACCATTCCTGCACTGTTGCCAGTGCAGCGTATTTCCTGGCCGGAGGAAACCCAGCGTGTTGCAGCAGTACGCAACATCAAGCGCATCATCCAGTTGGCCGTTGATCTGGAAGTAGACACCCTCAACACGGAGTTTTCTGGACGCCCAGAACGCTCCGAGGATTCCGAAGATGCCTTCTACCGCTCCATGGAAGAACTCCTGCCAATCCTGGAAAAAGAGGGCATCAAGTTCAACATCGACCCACACCCTGATGATTTCGTGGAAAACGGTATTGAAGCATGGCGAGTCATCCGCGGTCTGAACTCCAAGCAGGTGGGCTTTGTTTACGTGGCACCTCACTCATTCCACATGGGTGATCAGGCTGAGGCAATCCTGCCAGCAGTAGGCGATCGCCTTGGGGCTGTGTACCTGTCAGATACCTTCGACCACCACAAATCCCACGGCCTGCGCTACATCACTAACCCTCCAGGCAACGCAGTGCGCGTGCACCAGCACCTAAAAATCGGTGATGGCGATGTGAACTTTGAAGAGATCTTCTCACTGCTGCGCTCTACCGGTTACCTTGACCGTGAAGATGCACTGTTGGTCTCCAACGTGTTTGCAGAAGATGAAGCAGCAGATGAAGTATCCCGCTACCAGCTGGAGAAAATCCGCTCACTCATCGAAAACGCATAGAGTTATCTCGAAACTACCAAGACGGTTTCTTTTCTTTAGATCTAAGGAGGAGAGACCGTCTTTCACCCTTTCATCTGATTGGACATCGACGCCATGCGCAATGATCGGTCCTTTAGCGTTCCCATTGCGCTACTTGCCGCGGGAGCACTGTTTCTAGAAATCCTCGACGGCACCATCCTGACAACCGCAGTGCCAGCTATTGCTCGTGACTTCGGTATTGACGCCGTGGATGTCAGCATTGCACTGGTTGCTTACTTGGCAGCCGCAGCAGCTGGCATTCCGGCTGCAGGGTGGCTAGCGGATCGATTTGGTGTGCGCAAAGTCCTGTTGCTGGCTTTAGCGGTGTTTACTGCAGCCTCCTTGGTTTGTGCAGTGGCGCCGGGGCTGACTGTGCTTACCGGTGCTCGCGTTATCCAAGGTCTTGGTGGTGCACTACTCGTCCCAGTCGGGCGATTAGCAGTAATCCGGGGAACGGATCCCAAAGATCTCCTTGATGCCATCGCGTTTTTAACCTGGCCAGCTCTGGTTGCCCCAGTGATCGCCCCACTTCTGGGAGGTCTTCTTGCCGATACCATTGGTTGGCGATGGATCTTCCTCCTCAACGTGCCCTTAGGAATCATCGCGATCATTGCTGGACTATTCATCCTGCCCAAGAACACTGCCGTGAATGTGAAACGATTTGATCTTCCAGGTTTCCTCGGCGCAATGCTGGTGATGGTGGCGCTGACCGTGGCTGCGGAGTTAATTTCCAGGGGAAGTTCGGCTGAACTTACTATCGCTGCATGCCTCGTCTTAAGTGCTGCGGTGGTATGCGGTTTTGTAGTGCGCTGGCTGCGAGTTCCAGGCCGACTTTTTGATCTCAGCATCATGCGCATCCCAGGTTTCCGAGTGGGTAATTCCTCCGGAAGTATCTACCGCTTGGTAATCACCGCAGCACCATTCATGTTCACTTTGCTCTTCCAAGTGGCGTTTGGGTGGTCTGCAACATTAGCGGGTGCCATGGTGGTCGCACTATTCGCAGGCAACGTGGCAATCAAACCTTTCACCACGCCGATCATTAAACGCTGGAATTTCAAACCAGTACTGGTCTTTTCTAACGCTGCTGGCGCCTTGGTATTGGCAACTTTTTTGTTCGTTCGTGCAGATACCCCACTGGTTCTCATCGTGCTGCTGCTCTTTGTTTCGGGCGCATTAAGGTCCCTCGGTTTCAGCGCCTACAACACCTTGCAGTTTGTCGATATCTCACCAGAACAAACCAGCAACGCCAACGTGTTATCAGCAACCCTGCACCAACTAGGCATGTCTTTGGGTATTGCGGTAGCAGTCATCGCCATGTCCCTTGCACCCACCGCCAACTGGGCATTCCCACTGGCAGCAGCGTTGTTCCTCATTCCTCTAATCGGCGCACTATCTTTGCCTCGCGACGGCGGTGCCCGAGCCTTTTCCTCCTCTTAGAAACCCACTTCTGAAAGGTATAAAAACATGACTATTCGAATCGGACTCGTTGGCTACGGTGTCGGCGGCAGGCTCTTTCACACCCCTTACATCCAAGCTTCTACGCACTGCGAATTAGTAGGCGTAGTTGCTCGTTCCGAAGGCACCAAAGCAGCCGTTGCAGAAGATCTTCCAGATGTTGCCATCGTGGGATCGCTGACAGAACTCCTCGAACTGGGCGTCGATGCAGTGGTGATCTCCACCCCTCCAGCCACGCGCCGGGAACTGGCCTTGGAAGCAATCAACGCAGGTGTCGCAGTGGTTGCCGATAAACCGTTTGCACCATCAGCCGCAGATGCCATGGAACTTGTCGAAGCCGCCGAAAAGGCTGGAGTGCTGCTCAACGTCTTCCACAACAGGCGCAACGACACCCACATTGTCACGGCACTGGGAATCCAAGAAGAACTTGGTGCGATGCGTGGACTGGACCTGCGACTAGACCTGATCGAACCTGATTCCTTGGAGGCAGGTCCTGAAGGTGGTTTGCTGCGCGATCTGGGCTCACACGTAGTCGATCAGACCCTGGTTCTCATGGGGCCGGCTACCTCTGTCACCGCCCAACTTGGATCCATCGACCTTCCAGAAGGCCCAACCAACGCAAGGTTCCGCATCGTGTTGGAACATGAATCGGGCGCCGTATCGCACATTTCTGCCAGCAAGATTGACCGCTTGGAGTCCTGGGAAATCCGCTTGGTGGGCGAGCGCGGCTCCTACGTATCCAACTACACCGACGTGCAGACCGTGGCGATCAAACAGGGACTTCGACCAACCAATGACCGCGAACACTGGGGCTACGAATCGGAGGAGCGGTGGGGCACCTTGGTTACCGATGAAGGCTCAAAGGTGATTCCTTCAGCACAAGGCGATTACACCCGCTTCTACGATGCCTTTGCCTTGGCTGTGGAAAACGGTGGCGCAGGGCCGGTGCCTGCACGTGAAGGTGTTGCAGTGCTCAAGGTGTTGGATGCTGTAGCCCAGAGCGCTGCGGAAAAACGCACCATTGAGTTGAGCTAAGGAGAAGTGCTGCTGGCTGCTAGCGGTAATTAGACGTCTGTCTCTAGGGATGCCGCATCCCGCCGGCGCTCCTAGAGTCCGTTTGTAAAACCTAGAATTCCGAATACGTTCCGAATAGGGTGGGGGTATGAGTAAGATAGTTGATCTGCGCTATGGGACCCGGCGTTCCTCGGAGTTGAGCAAACGCTCTGCTGAAGTCTTTGCCGAAGCTGAAGAACATCCCATTACTGTGACACGTCGTGATGGTGAAGCGTTGGTATTGATGTCGCAGCGCGAAGCTGACGGGCGAGCCCGCCTGCTGGAGTTGGCTGCACAGTTAATTACTGTGGCCACTGATCATCAGGGCACGTTAGCCGAACGTATGGCGAAAGTATTCCCGTGGATGCTGGCCCTGTCAGTGGCGGATCGTGAGGCGTGTGCCCGTGAGATTCTTGACGCTGCACGAGCATCGTTTGCAACCGAACAACCTCACCTCGCTCTTACTGAACTGACCTCATGGAAAGAAACAGCAGCAGCTGTTGCTGCTGGATTGAGTAACACTGATCTGCAGTGGTACGACGATCCGCATCTGGTGGAGCGTCCCTAAGCGTGGCTGGAAAGAAAAGCGAGTTAGTTCCTCGCCCGCGCAAGAAAAACGAATTCGAAAGCCGCTTTGCTACCACTCACGCAGCAAAAGGGTGGCGAGATTTAGTGGCAAGCATCCGTAACCCCATGGCAGAGACGTGGGATTTTTTGACCGTGACGCCGCTGTTGACCACGCCGACGAACTACCGACTTAAAGGTGAATTGGGTATCGTTCACCATAATGGGAAGGCGCATGATCGGTGGCAACATAAATCTACTGCGAAAGGGTCTGCTCGAATCTGGTTTTATGTTGAGAAGAACACTGTGTTCCTCGAGCAGGTCCATACCCATCATCCTAATGAGACGAAGTAATCCCTCATTAGGAAGTCCAAGTATTTGGGGTAGCTATCCACGTGGCGCGCACGTGCCCCGTTCAATCAGCGAGGGCTGCAACGTATGCATGATCTCCGGGTGGGGTGCCTCGGGATCAAGCATGCTCAGCAACAAGAGAGCGGCGTTGTAGCCGACGCCGATGCTGTTGTCGTCGATGGTGGTGAGGTTGATCAGTCGGGTTTGGGCGAGGGGAGTGTTGTCATATCCGATTATTGATAGATCTTCAGGTACGCGTAAACCTAGTTCACGGGCGGCACCGAGTGCTCCGATGGCGGTGATGTCGTTTGAGGAGAAAATGGCGGTGACCTCCGGGTGCTCTTTGAGTAGTGCGAGGGTTTCGGTGTACCCGGCGTGCTCAACGGCGGGGCCGAGGTAATCGTTGGAAAGCGGCTCCAGGCCATGTGCACGCATGGTTGCCTCAAAGCTTTCGAAGCGTCGTAAGCCAGCGCCGCTTCCCACGCGTAGGTGGGCGATGTGGGTGTGTCCAAGATCGATGAGGTGTTTTGTGGCTATTTCTGCGCCCCGGAAGTCATCGTTGGCCACTGAATCATGGGTGCTGGCTTGGGTGATTCTGGTGCCTGCGATGACAAATGGGGGTAGGGAATCGGGGACAGTGAAATCGGGGATGTCTTGGGCGATGATGATTCCATCGGGGCGCATTGATAGTGCACTGGTAATGGGATCGGTGCCGGCTTGAGAGGTTAATGAGTCAATGACGGACAGTCGGTACCCCTTGGGGGTGAGCACATCGCTGAGGCTTTGAATCAGGTCGATGAACCACGGGTTGGAGTAGTCGTCGATAAGCACTGCAATGAGCTGCGTGCGCTTGGCCGCAAGGTCTGATGCGGCGCGATTTGGCTGGTAGTTGAGCTTTTTTATCGCGGTCTTGACCGCGGCTTCGGATTCTTTGCTCACGTTGGGGGAGCCGCGAAGCACGAGAGAAACCAAGGATTTGGAGACGCCTGCGGCTTTGGCGACGTCATAAATTGTGGGGCGGGATGTGCTCATCTTCTGTGATTTTCTCTTGAACTATTGACAGGACATTTAAACAAATATAGCTTGTGTTGGAGCGCTCCAATTGCGTAGTGGATCACAATACCGGATCCACATGGTCTAACAACACATCATCTTTTTCGAGGAGGTCATAGTGACTCAGCAAGAACTTCGCGTAGCTGTCATTGGTGCAGGCATGGCAGGCAAAGCACACGCAGCGGGCTACCGCACCGCATCCAGCATCTACTCCACCACTCTGCCCAACATCCGTTTGGTTTCCATCGCGGATGCCAACGTGCAGCTAGCTGAAGAAACCGCAGCACGCTTTGGCTTTGAGCGCTTTGATACCTCTTGGCAGGCGATCGTTGAGGCCGATGACATCGATGTTGTCAGCGTCGTGGTGGCTAACTTCCTGCACCGCGAAATCGTGGAAGCACTTCTGGCATCCGGCAAGCATGTGCTGTGCGAGAAGCCACTGTCAGACACCATCGAAGATGCAGAAGCCATGATTGAGGCAGCCGGCCGTGCAGCAACAAATGGCACCATCGCCCGCATCGGACTGACCTACCGCCGTTCCCCAGGCGTGGCACACATCCGTGATCTCGTGCAGTCCGGCGAGCTTGGCAAGGTTCTACACGTCACCGGCCACTACTGGACCGACTACGGATCCAATGCACAGGCACCAATCAGCTGGCGTTACAAGGGGCCAAACGGCTCCGGCGCACTGGCAGATGTGGGAAGCCACCTCACCTACCTGGCAGAATTCGTTGCAGGATCTGACTTCGCCGCCGTCCGTGGTGGCCAGTTGTCCACCGTGATCACCGAGCGCCCCAAGCCACTCGGCGCGATTGTCGGCCACGAAGGCGGCGCAGTTTCCGATGAATACGAAGCAGTGGAAAATGATGACATTGCATCATTCTCCGGATCCTTCATCGGTGGCGGAACCGCAACCCTCCAGGTCAGCCGCATTTCCCAGGGACACCCAAACACCCTAGGTTTTGAAGTGTTCTGTGAAAAGGGCTCCGTGCTCTTTGATTTCCGCAACTCAGGCGAATTCAAAATCTTCACCCCAGCAACCTCCGGTGACATCAGCCAAGAAGCCGGCTACCGCACCATCACCATCGGACCAAAGCACCCATACTGGCGCGGCGGCCTTGCAATGGATGCACCAGGCGTGGGAATTGGCCAAAACGAAGGCTTCGTTTTCCAGGCGCGCGCATTCCTCGAAGAAATCGCAGGAATCTCCGAAGCTGAAAGCCTGCCACGCTGCGCAACTTTGGAAGAAGGGCTACACAATATGCAGCTCATTGATGCTGTATCACAGTCAGCTGCAGCAGGTGGCGAAACCGTTGCGGTCCCAGCGGCTGCTCTGATCCCTGCAAACAACTAGAAACTATTCAGAAAGCATCACCATGAAACTCG from Corynebacterium glutamicum ATCC 13032 carries:
- the iolB gene encoding 5-deoxy-glucuronate isomerase, with the protein product MRWFHKKGELARDGWQSVVDATTPGWEYTGIRIAELGSGESLELNDTGVERIFIPLQGSFDVAHHGQVTHLHGRKSVFDGPTDVLYLPTGQTATLSGQGRVAVAEAPTQEPKEWKYIAPAETPVELRGAGRSSRQVHNFGTPEALDAARLIVCEVITPGENWSSYPPHKHDEHIPGHESKLEEIYYFESAPSRVGGRAEAAEGAFGMFSTYSSPAGEIDINAMVYSGDIALVPFGYHGPAVAAPGYDLYYLNVMAGPDPERIWLINDDPAHAWVRDTWTGQAFDDRLPYENANKEG
- the iolD gene encoding 3D-(3,5/4)-trihydroxycyclohexane-1,2-dione acylhydrolase (decyclizing) — encoded protein: MAETKRMTVSQALVEFLGHQWTVDGDIRERTIPGMFGIFGHGNVAGIGQALKQYNVEQPELMPYYQARNEQAMVHQSVGYARMHRRRGTYASAASVGPGATNLLTGAALATTNRLPALLLPSDTFATRVADPVLQQLEQPWDIGLTVNDAFRPVSKFFDRVQRPEQLFSIALAAMRVLTDPAETGAVTIALPEDVQAEMLDVPVEFLQDREWHIRRPRPERAALARAIEVIKNAKNPMIIAGGGVLYSDAETQLQALVEQTGIPVGTSQAGGGVLAWDHAQNLGGVGATGTLAANRIAGDADVIIGIGTRYSDFTTASRTAFQNPDVTFININVASFDAYKHGTQLPVIADAREAIVELAEALQGFTVAEDYAQRIAKEKAAWDAEVDKSFAPSGLALPGQPEIIGAVQASTSEKDVIVQAAGSLPGDLHKLWRVRDALGYHVEYAFSCMGYEIAGGIGAKRGLDAAGDDRDVVIMVGDGSYLMLNTELVTAVAEGIKVIVVLIQNHGYASIGHLSETVGSQRFGTWYREYDAEAKNFQGEQILPVDLAMNARSYGMDVIEVEPSANAIEDLKAAMATAKASEKSTFIHINSDPLIYAPDGAGWWDVPVSETSTLDSTNAAREDYLKNQALQRPLLG
- a CDS encoding sugar phosphate isomerase/epimerase family protein, yielding MTTSVPASTKASSVAGENPGLRIGTAPDSWGVWFPEDPKQIPWERFLDEVVKAGYTWIELGPYGYLPTDANQLEDELGKRGLKLSAGTVFTGFHKGEEQWKRAWDQALDVAGLASKLGAEHLVVIPDLWRSDATSEVLEARTLDDEKWAKLAAGHDRLGKALLEEFGMKQQFHSHADSHIGTTREVLRFLEETDARYTNLCLDTGHFAYYGGDNVKLIEQHPERIGYLHLKQVDPTLLFDVLKNDTPFAEAVAQGIMIEPPHGIPDLAPIIEAVSKIDSEIFAIVEQDMYGCDIDYPFPIAERTRKHIFGCTHFARVN
- a CDS encoding Gfo/Idh/MocA family protein, coding for MSKSLRVGVVGAGAMGADHIDRINNRTSGAHISAIIEPDAARAAAAAEDAPGAQAFTRIEDAIAADAVDAVLIAVPGQFHEPVLVPALEAGLPILCEKPLTPDSESSLRIVELEQKLDKPHIQVGFMRRFDPEYNNLRKLVESGEAGELLMLRGLHRNPSVGESYTQSMLITDSVVHEFDVIPWLAGSRVVSVEVKYPKTSSLAHSGLKEPILVIMELENGVLVDVEMNVNIQFGYQVATEAVFEKGLARIGQPSGMQRWRDGEFLINEHTDFTTRFATAYDRQIQSWVDAVHEGTLVAGPNAWDGYLVALSCEAGVKALDGGVIPVDAAPRPDFYA
- a CDS encoding sugar phosphate isomerase/epimerase family protein, which encodes MVRIALDPTPFHHDYDLLDFPDVTARLGYEYMQLTPHVDFGPFFRHPKADDDLVAALKKRAKDAGVTIPALLPVQRISWPEETQRVAAVRNIKRIIQLAVDLEVDTLNTEFSGRPERSEDSEDAFYRSMEELLPILEKEGIKFNIDPHPDDFVENGIEAWRVIRGLNSKQVGFVYVAPHSFHMGDQAEAILPAVGDRLGAVYLSDTFDHHKSHGLRYITNPPGNAVRVHQHLKIGDGDVNFEEIFSLLRSTGYLDREDALLVSNVFAEDEAADEVSRYQLEKIRSLIENA
- a CDS encoding MFS transporter, giving the protein MRNDRSFSVPIALLAAGALFLEILDGTILTTAVPAIARDFGIDAVDVSIALVAYLAAAAAGIPAAGWLADRFGVRKVLLLALAVFTAASLVCAVAPGLTVLTGARVIQGLGGALLVPVGRLAVIRGTDPKDLLDAIAFLTWPALVAPVIAPLLGGLLADTIGWRWIFLLNVPLGIIAIIAGLFILPKNTAVNVKRFDLPGFLGAMLVMVALTVAAELISRGSSAELTIAACLVLSAAVVCGFVVRWLRVPGRLFDLSIMRIPGFRVGNSSGSIYRLVITAAPFMFTLLFQVAFGWSATLAGAMVVALFAGNVAIKPFTTPIIKRWNFKPVLVFSNAAGALVLATFLFVRADTPLVLIVLLLFVSGALRSLGFSAYNTLQFVDISPEQTSNANVLSATLHQLGMSLGIAVAVIAMSLAPTANWAFPLAAALFLIPLIGALSLPRDGGARAFSSS
- a CDS encoding Gfo/Idh/MocA family oxidoreductase, with the protein product MTIRIGLVGYGVGGRLFHTPYIQASTHCELVGVVARSEGTKAAVAEDLPDVAIVGSLTELLELGVDAVVISTPPATRRELALEAINAGVAVVADKPFAPSAADAMELVEAAEKAGVLLNVFHNRRNDTHIVTALGIQEELGAMRGLDLRLDLIEPDSLEAGPEGGLLRDLGSHVVDQTLVLMGPATSVTAQLGSIDLPEGPTNARFRIVLEHESGAVSHISASKIDRLESWEIRLVGERGSYVSNYTDVQTVAIKQGLRPTNDREHWGYESEERWGTLVTDEGSKVIPSAQGDYTRFYDAFALAVENGGAGPVPAREGVAVLKVLDAVAQSAAEKRTIELS
- a CDS encoding prevent-host-death protein; translation: MSKIVDLRYGTRRSSELSKRSAEVFAEAEEHPITVTRRDGEALVLMSQREADGRARLLELAAQLITVATDHQGTLAERMAKVFPWMLALSVADREACAREILDAARASFATEQPHLALTELTSWKETAAAVAAGLSNTDLQWYDDPHLVERP
- a CDS encoding LacI family DNA-binding transcriptional regulator; this translates as MSTSRPTIYDVAKAAGVSKSLVSLVLRGSPNVSKESEAAVKTAIKKLNYQPNRAASDLAAKRTQLIAVLIDDYSNPWFIDLIQSLSDVLTPKGYRLSVIDSLTSQAGTDPITSALSMRPDGIIIAQDIPDFTVPDSLPPFVIAGTRITQASTHDSVANDDFRGAEIATKHLIDLGHTHIAHLRVGSGAGLRRFESFEATMRAHGLEPLSNDYLGPAVEHAGYTETLALLKEHPEVTAIFSSNDITAIGALGAARELGLRVPEDLSIIGYDNTPLAQTRLINLTTIDDNSIGVGYNAALLLLSMLDPEAPHPEIMHTLQPSLIERGTCAPRG
- a CDS encoding Gfo/Idh/MocA family protein, whose translation is MTQQELRVAVIGAGMAGKAHAAGYRTASSIYSTTLPNIRLVSIADANVQLAEETAARFGFERFDTSWQAIVEADDIDVVSVVVANFLHREIVEALLASGKHVLCEKPLSDTIEDAEAMIEAAGRAATNGTIARIGLTYRRSPGVAHIRDLVQSGELGKVLHVTGHYWTDYGSNAQAPISWRYKGPNGSGALADVGSHLTYLAEFVAGSDFAAVRGGQLSTVITERPKPLGAIVGHEGGAVSDEYEAVENDDIASFSGSFIGGGTATLQVSRISQGHPNTLGFEVFCEKGSVLFDFRNSGEFKIFTPATSGDISQEAGYRTITIGPKHPYWRGGLAMDAPGVGIGQNEGFVFQARAFLEEIAGISEAESLPRCATLEEGLHNMQLIDAVSQSAAAGGETVAVPAAALIPANN